A genome region from Sphaeramia orbicularis chromosome 19, fSphaOr1.1, whole genome shotgun sequence includes the following:
- the LOC115410195 gene encoding ankyrin repeat and SOCS box protein 12-like, with product MLRLRTSEEEEDSCEISELRQVVLQNNDRLLDEMLCQEIYKKVINCRGGWGVAGTPLHAAVSKGHVSCVQVLLVHGAGVDSVDIKAQTPLFAAVRGKYLNCVLALLRAGADPNGSSSNNCSPVLTAAREGDVDILKELLKHGAEVNSRSKVLLWTSSSRVSSGPLYLAAVYGHMECFRLLLLYGADPDYNCTDTKQLSSIKQPKTVLEMCLRHGCGVEYIQLLIDFGANVYLPTLIIEKSTKQNEAVELLLQERGTPKALTSQCRLAVRRYLKKINKIHCIDQLEMPPRLLKYLQHQPVPVPVLM from the exons ATGCTTCGACTAAGGaccagtgaagaagaagaagacagctgTGAAATATCTGAGCTCAGGCAGGTTGTTTTACAAAACAATGACCGTCTCCTTGATGAGATGCTCTGCCAAGAAATCTACAAGAAGGTCATCAACTGCAGAGGAGGCTGGGGCGTCGCGGGCACGCCCCTCCACGCTGCCGTGTCCAAAGGTCATGTGAGCTGTGTGCAGGTTCTGCTGGTCCACGGGGCAGGGGTGGACTCCGTGGACATCAAGGCCCAGACGCCTCTGTTCGCCGCCGTTCGAGGGAAGTACCTGAACTGTGTGTTAGCGCTCCTCAGAGCTGGCGCCGACCCCAACGGGAGCTCGTCCAATAACTGCTCCCCTGTCCTCACCGCCGCCCGGGAGGGGGACGTGGACATTTTAAAGGAGCTGCTTAAACACGGGGCTGAGGTGAATTCCCGCTCCAAAGTGTTACTGTGGACGTCCAGCTCCAGAGTGTCCAGCGGACCGCTGTACCTGGCCGCTGTTTACGGACACATGGAGTGTTTCAGACTGCTGCTGCTGTACGGCGCAGACCCTGACTACAACTGCACCGACACTAAGCAGCTCAGCTCCATCAAACAGCCCAAAACTGTCCTAGAGATGTGTCTGAGGCACGGCTGTGGGGTGGAGTACATCCAGCTGCTCATCGACTTCGGTGCAAACGTCTACCTCCCTACGCTGATCATCGAGAAGTCCACCAAACAGAACGAGGCCGTGGAGCTGCTTCTGCAGGAAAGAG GAACTCCAAAGGCTCTGACGTCACAGTGCCGACTCGCCGTTCGAAGATACCTCAAAAAGATCAACAAGATCCACTGCATCGACCAGTTGGAGATGCCTCCCAGACTTCTGAAGTACTTACAGCACCAGCCCGTCCCCGTCCCAGTGCTGATGTAA